One region of Micromonospora ureilytica genomic DNA includes:
- a CDS encoding ABC transporter ATP-binding protein: protein MTTDSTTLLPIATGRRTLAQLRTLVRPHRSRLAGALALLVAGTAAGLVGPPLLGRIVDLATGGGSTGDVVLAGAGLVAAAVVEAVLAGFGVALLAQVGEGVLARLRERFVSSALHLPLEQVERAGTGDLTSRVTNDVAVIAEAARSAVPEFTRALLTIVLTLAGMAVLDWRFLVAALIAVPVQAHTVRWYARRAVPLYARQRVAVATQQHHLLATIDGASTIRAFRIADEHRERVATRSQQAVDLLLRGVALQTRFYARLHVAEFLGLAAVLGTGFFLVRGDSVSIGTATAAALYFHGLFGPINVALALVDDAQAAASGLDRLVGVADLTPPVRQRASAGDGPDAVVVGGLDFAYRPDRPVLHAVDLTIARGERVALVGGSGAGKTTLAKVIAGVHQPTRGNVAVPAGEVALITQEVHVFAGPLVDDLRLARPDATDDEVSAALDRVQALGWVRQLPDGLHTEVGAGGHVLTAAQAQQLAFARLILADPPVAILDEATAEAGSAGARLLERVADAALAGRTALIVAHRLTQAVAADRVVVMEAGRIVEAGTHSDLIERDGPYSTLWRAWSDQRARH from the coding sequence ATGACCACCGACTCGACGACGTTGCTGCCGATCGCGACCGGACGTCGCACCCTGGCGCAGTTGCGGACGCTTGTGCGCCCGCACCGGTCCCGGCTGGCCGGGGCACTCGCCCTGCTGGTCGCCGGCACCGCGGCCGGGCTGGTAGGCCCGCCGCTGCTCGGGCGCATCGTCGACCTGGCCACCGGCGGCGGCAGCACCGGTGACGTGGTCCTCGCCGGCGCGGGGCTGGTGGCCGCCGCGGTCGTCGAGGCGGTGTTGGCCGGGTTCGGTGTCGCCCTGCTCGCGCAGGTCGGCGAGGGTGTGCTGGCCCGACTACGGGAACGGTTCGTCTCCTCGGCGCTGCACCTTCCGCTGGAACAGGTCGAGCGAGCCGGGACCGGTGACCTCACCTCCCGGGTGACCAACGACGTCGCCGTGATCGCCGAGGCGGCCCGCAGCGCGGTCCCCGAGTTCACCCGCGCCCTGCTGACCATCGTGCTCACCCTGGCCGGGATGGCCGTGCTCGACTGGCGTTTCCTCGTTGCGGCGCTGATCGCGGTGCCCGTGCAGGCGCACACCGTGCGCTGGTACGCCCGCCGCGCCGTCCCGCTCTACGCCCGGCAGCGGGTCGCCGTCGCCACGCAACAGCACCACCTGCTCGCGACGATCGACGGCGCGTCGACCATCCGCGCGTTCCGGATCGCCGACGAGCACCGGGAGCGGGTCGCCACGAGGTCCCAGCAGGCGGTGGACCTGCTGCTGCGGGGCGTCGCGTTGCAGACCCGGTTCTACGCCCGGCTGCACGTCGCCGAGTTCCTCGGGCTCGCCGCCGTCCTCGGCACCGGCTTCTTCCTCGTCCGCGGGGATTCGGTGAGCATCGGCACGGCGACCGCGGCGGCGCTGTACTTCCACGGCCTGTTCGGCCCGATCAACGTCGCTCTCGCCCTGGTCGACGATGCCCAGGCCGCCGCCTCGGGGCTGGATCGGCTGGTCGGGGTCGCCGACCTGACCCCGCCCGTACGGCAGCGGGCCAGCGCCGGCGACGGCCCGGACGCGGTGGTGGTAGGTGGGCTGGACTTCGCCTACCGCCCGGACCGGCCGGTGCTGCACGCCGTCGATCTGACGATCGCCCGCGGCGAGCGGGTCGCCCTGGTCGGCGGCAGCGGCGCCGGTAAGACAACTCTGGCCAAGGTGATCGCCGGCGTGCACCAGCCGACCCGCGGGAACGTCGCGGTCCCGGCCGGCGAGGTCGCACTGATCACCCAGGAGGTGCACGTCTTCGCCGGACCCCTCGTCGACGACCTGCGACTGGCCCGTCCGGACGCCACGGACGACGAGGTGAGCGCCGCGCTGGACCGGGTGCAGGCGCTGGGGTGGGTGCGGCAACTGCCCGACGGCCTGCACACCGAGGTCGGTGCGGGCGGGCACGTCCTCACCGCGGCGCAGGCCCAGCAGTTGGCGTTCGCCCGGCTCATCCTGGCCGATCCGCCGGTGGCGATCCTGGACGAGGCCACCGCGGAGGCCGGGAGCGCCGGAGCGCGCCTGCTCGAACGGGTGGCCGACGCCGCGCTGGCGGGGCGTACCGCGCTGATCGTGGCGCACCGACTCACCCAGGCGGTGGCCGCGGACCGGGTCGTGGTGATGGAGGCCGGCCGAATCGTCGAGGCGGGCACCCACAGCGACCTGATCGAGCGGGACGGCCCGTACTCCACGCTGTGGCGGGCCTGGTCGGACCAGCGCGCTCGGCACTGA
- a CDS encoding MbtH family protein: MSTNPFDNADGTFLVLVNGENQHSLWPVFAEVPAGWRAVHGPAGRQDCVDYVNANWTDMRPQSLIDADR, from the coding sequence ATGAGCACGAACCCGTTCGACAACGCCGATGGCACGTTCCTGGTGCTGGTCAACGGCGAGAACCAGCACAGCCTGTGGCCGGTCTTCGCCGAGGTGCCGGCGGGCTGGCGGGCCGTGCACGGCCCGGCCGGTCGGCAGGACTGCGTCGACTACGTCAACGCGAACTGGACCGACATGCGTCCGCAGAGCCTGATCGACGCCGACCGCTGA